The Halapricum desulfuricans genome includes a region encoding these proteins:
- a CDS encoding PQQ-dependent sugar dehydrogenase → MVDKHISRRRLLAAVALSSSVAGCTGISDEATPSGNSTTSVEVTEAVTGISNPWGLAFLPDESGLLVTEQAGRLLLTDPKTGDRTALAGVPDVYAGGQGGLLDVTLHPDFDSNHLVYLTYSVADEGGSTTRVGRGRLERDRGQIADFEPIYTARPFVESDGHYGSRAVFDTEGYLYVSVGDRQFKDFGPNHVAQLRENDLGSVLRLHDDGSIPDSNPFVDDPGASGAVFTFGNRNPQGLAVHPETGAVWETEFGERDGDEINILEEGGNYGWPVADNSCKYGTDDPVGVPHEEREDVVAPVYGWACGSGGFPPSGTTFYDGDAFPDWRGDLFIAGLAKRYLAHFTVDGREVTEVEPLLADRDQRIRDVIASPVSGHLYAAVDADNAPIYRIAPDG, encoded by the coding sequence ATGGTCGATAAGCACATTTCTCGCCGCCGGCTGCTCGCAGCAGTGGCCCTCTCTAGCTCGGTCGCAGGCTGTACCGGCATATCCGACGAGGCCACCCCATCGGGTAACTCGACCACCAGTGTCGAGGTCACCGAGGCAGTAACCGGCATCTCGAATCCCTGGGGACTCGCTTTCCTCCCCGACGAGTCGGGTCTGCTGGTGACCGAGCAGGCAGGGCGGCTCCTGCTGACGGACCCGAAGACCGGCGACCGAACCGCACTGGCAGGGGTCCCCGATGTCTATGCAGGTGGCCAGGGCGGGCTACTAGACGTGACGCTGCATCCCGACTTCGACTCGAACCACCTCGTCTACCTCACTTACTCTGTGGCGGATGAGGGCGGTTCGACCACACGGGTCGGTCGCGGACGGCTGGAGCGCGACCGGGGGCAGATCGCTGACTTCGAGCCCATCTACACTGCCCGTCCGTTCGTCGAGTCGGACGGCCACTACGGCTCACGAGCAGTCTTCGATACCGAAGGGTACCTGTACGTCAGCGTCGGCGACCGGCAGTTCAAGGACTTCGGTCCGAATCACGTCGCACAATTGCGTGAGAACGACCTCGGTTCGGTGCTACGACTCCACGACGACGGGTCGATTCCTGATTCAAATCCGTTCGTCGACGACCCGGGCGCTTCGGGCGCAGTATTCACCTTCGGAAACCGGAACCCGCAGGGACTCGCAGTCCATCCTGAAACCGGCGCAGTCTGGGAGACAGAGTTTGGAGAGCGCGACGGTGATGAGATCAATATCCTCGAAGAGGGAGGCAACTACGGCTGGCCCGTCGCCGACAACTCCTGTAAATACGGCACCGACGACCCGGTCGGCGTCCCGCACGAGGAGCGTGAGGACGTGGTCGCGCCTGTCTATGGGTGGGCCTGCGGGAGCGGCGGATTCCCGCCGAGCGGCACCACCTTCTACGACGGGGACGCGTTCCCTGACTGGCGTGGCGACCTGTTCATCGCCGGCCTGGCGAAACGGTATCTCGCGCACTTTACCGTCGACGGTCGCGAAGTAACAGAGGTCGAGCCACTACTGGCCGACCGCGACCAGCGGATCCGTGACGTGATAGCTTCGCCAGTGTCGGGTCACCTTTATGCAGCCGTTGATGCCGACAATGCGCCGATATACCGTATTGCGCCCGATGGGTGA
- a CDS encoding DEAD/DEAH box helicase yields MQYFASGSVSEDDPGGEAELAVWARLKDAFDPDENGVLYHQYPIFNKGGHRFDRKPDFVLLHEELGLIIVECKGYTVDQIDYIAGETWHLRGTRQDQAAPVEQARDQGFHLQQFFRQERALRDGQQVKIPMNVMVALPNISYKEWERRDLDAGPASPRVILSDDLTPVALRERLESVKTFEPLSEEEFEAATKVLSCGQPISGAHEQPTADPTTKAEYYESVEKGLRGLDQQQQKIGMRIPPGPQQIRGIAGSGKTVLVAMKAARIAADPAYSDWDVALTFSTKSLYNHITALVARFYRQFTGEPFDEDESNIEIIHGWGGETTGDGLYWRVAQATPGVEPLSFGDAKRKFGYNPNMQDRVAKEVLETGGIPDLWDAILIDEAQDFETNFMNMCLAALDEHNRLIWAYDEAQDLGTLTAPSPKRIFGTADDGELVVDMSGSYENGIQKSHIMRESYRAPQEVLLAAHTIGMGLKREGGPVQTITRAEGWENIGYELDGDFRKTGSQATLSRPEKHSPHPLEGDRDAGPFVRSEWFGSKTAEIEWVADQIAQDIAHEGLDPEQILAIPLGPNAKGHGHYTLREELAERDIDINCVWNEDNKVFEKPGQVTVSRINRAKGNEAAAVYVIGAEEIANEDYLGEEVRRRNQAFVAITRSRAWCTISGIETASLVSEFDEVLGEIRKVDPEITFKIPNAKELDNELETDTAELEVMTLDQFD; encoded by the coding sequence GTGCAATATTTCGCGTCTGGCTCTGTTTCAGAAGATGACCCGGGAGGGGAAGCCGAGTTAGCGGTATGGGCTCGACTGAAAGATGCATTTGACCCAGACGAGAACGGTGTGCTGTATCATCAGTATCCGATCTTCAATAAGGGTGGTCACCGGTTCGACCGGAAACCGGATTTTGTTTTGCTGCATGAGGAACTAGGGCTCATAATCGTCGAGTGTAAGGGCTATACTGTTGACCAGATAGATTACATTGCTGGTGAGACGTGGCATCTACGAGGGACCCGACAAGACCAGGCAGCCCCGGTTGAGCAAGCACGTGATCAGGGATTTCATTTGCAGCAGTTCTTCCGGCAAGAACGAGCTCTGCGGGATGGCCAGCAGGTCAAAATTCCGATGAACGTGATGGTCGCACTGCCGAATATTAGTTACAAGGAATGGGAGCGACGCGATCTAGACGCGGGGCCTGCTTCGCCACGGGTAATACTGAGTGATGATCTCACGCCGGTAGCACTACGAGAGCGACTTGAGTCAGTGAAAACGTTTGAGCCGCTGAGCGAGGAAGAATTTGAAGCAGCAACGAAGGTGTTGAGTTGTGGACAGCCGATTAGCGGGGCTCATGAGCAGCCGACTGCCGACCCCACGACGAAGGCAGAATATTATGAGTCTGTGGAGAAAGGGCTTCGAGGACTAGATCAGCAACAACAGAAAATCGGGATGCGGATTCCGCCTGGCCCACAGCAGATTCGCGGTATTGCTGGATCCGGGAAGACGGTGCTTGTGGCAATGAAGGCCGCGCGGATTGCAGCTGATCCAGCGTACAGTGACTGGGACGTCGCATTGACATTCAGTACGAAAAGTCTCTATAACCATATCACTGCGCTCGTCGCTCGATTTTATCGACAGTTCACCGGTGAGCCATTCGATGAAGACGAAAGCAATATAGAGATCATCCATGGATGGGGTGGGGAAACGACAGGAGACGGGTTATATTGGCGCGTAGCACAGGCAACACCGGGTGTTGAGCCGCTCTCGTTTGGAGACGCGAAGAGGAAATTCGGGTATAATCCGAATATGCAAGACCGTGTAGCCAAAGAAGTACTGGAAACCGGTGGTATCCCTGATCTCTGGGATGCGATTCTTATCGACGAGGCGCAAGATTTTGAAACAAATTTCATGAATATGTGCTTAGCGGCGCTTGACGAGCACAACCGCCTCATCTGGGCATACGATGAAGCGCAGGATCTAGGGACACTTACTGCGCCCAGTCCGAAACGGATCTTCGGGACTGCTGATGACGGTGAATTGGTCGTAGATATGAGCGGATCCTATGAGAACGGGATCCAGAAGAGCCACATTATGCGGGAATCGTATCGAGCACCGCAGGAGGTGTTGTTGGCTGCGCATACGATCGGCATGGGGCTTAAACGAGAGGGCGGGCCTGTCCAGACAATCACGCGAGCAGAGGGCTGGGAGAACATCGGATACGAGCTTGACGGGGACTTCAGAAAGACTGGGAGCCAAGCGACATTGTCCCGGCCAGAAAAGCATTCGCCGCATCCACTTGAGGGGGATCGCGATGCAGGACCGTTTGTCCGAAGTGAGTGGTTCGGTTCAAAGACGGCAGAAATCGAGTGGGTTGCTGATCAAATTGCCCAGGATATTGCTCACGAGGGGTTAGATCCCGAGCAAATTCTGGCGATCCCGCTTGGGCCGAACGCAAAAGGACACGGTCACTACACCCTCCGGGAAGAATTGGCGGAACGAGATATCGATATCAATTGTGTCTGGAACGAGGACAACAAAGTATTCGAGAAACCTGGACAAGTCACTGTCTCGCGCATTAATCGTGCGAAAGGGAATGAAGCAGCGGCCGTCTATGTGATCGGGGCTGAAGAAATTGCTAACGAAGACTATCTTGGCGAAGAGGTTCGACGTCGGAATCAGGCGTTCGTTGCGATCACGCGATCGCGAGCGTGGTGCACAATATCGGGCATCGAGACTGCCTCGCTGGTTTCCGAGTTCGACGAGGTGCTTGGAGAGATTCGGAAAGTGGACCCGGAAATTACATTCAAAATCCCGAATGCGAAGGAACTGGATAATGAGCTAGAGACGGATACAGCCGAGTTAGAAGTGATGACATTAGATCAATTTGACTGA
- a CDS encoding IS6 family transposase has translation MPENTRLSGSIDQINLAFVEREATPRLLMKLGIQLHLAGLSLSNTVSILAVFGVERARSTVHNWVHKADLQPESGRSPDHVAVDETVIRLNDERYWLYAAVDPETNELLHTKLEPTTNKVIAHSFFTELREKHNVDDAVFLIDGSLSLKDACSRHGLDFRYERHGNRNSVERVFREVKRRTSSFSNCFSNAEAETADDWLRSFAFAWNQLI, from the coding sequence ATGCCCGAAAACACACGCCTCAGCGGTAGTATCGACCAGATCAACTTAGCGTTTGTTGAACGAGAAGCGACACCGCGGCTGCTGATGAAGCTCGGTATTCAGCTGCATCTTGCTGGACTATCGCTTTCGAATACCGTTTCGATTCTTGCGGTATTTGGTGTCGAGCGGGCACGATCGACCGTCCATAATTGGGTTCACAAGGCTGATTTACAGCCAGAGTCGGGTCGATCTCCGGATCACGTTGCGGTCGATGAGACCGTGATCCGACTCAATGACGAGCGGTACTGGCTGTACGCTGCGGTCGATCCCGAAACTAACGAATTACTCCATACAAAGCTTGAACCGACGACAAACAAGGTGATCGCTCACTCTTTCTTCACCGAACTTCGCGAGAAACACAACGTTGACGACGCTGTGTTTCTCATCGATGGGTCGCTCTCACTGAAAGACGCCTGCTCACGACACGGCCTCGATTTCAGATACGAACGCCACGGAAATCGGAATAGTGTCGAACGTGTCTTTCGTGAGGTAAAACGACGCACATCTTCGTTTTCAAACTGTTTCAGCAACGCCGAAGCAGAGACAGCTGACGACTGGCTTCGATCGTTCGCCTTCGCATGGAATCAGCTAATCTGA
- a CDS encoding SHOCT domain-containing protein, whose product MNTVSRVVVTGIVSAGALLSLVVPAAAHPSGGMGGGYGGTSAAMGGTFGGSGLGSLLVIVAIVIAAALAIWYLQSGSTSEGTSRHRSSAQADALATLRERYARGNLSDDEFERRRETLSR is encoded by the coding sequence ATGAACACCGTCAGTCGGGTCGTCGTCACGGGTATCGTGTCGGCCGGGGCACTCCTCTCACTGGTCGTCCCGGCCGCAGCACATCCCTCTGGGGGAATGGGCGGCGGCTACGGTGGAACCTCGGCTGCGATGGGCGGGACCTTCGGCGGGTCCGGCCTTGGATCGCTGCTCGTGATCGTTGCGATCGTGATCGCCGCTGCGCTTGCGATTTGGTATCTCCAGTCGGGTTCGACCTCCGAGGGCACCAGCAGGCACCGTTCGAGCGCACAGGCCGACGCACTGGCGACGCTCAGAGAACGCTACGCGCGCGGTAACCTCTCAGATGACGAGTTCGAACGCCGTCGGGAGACGCTAAGCCGGTGA